In one Umezawaea sp. Da 62-37 genomic region, the following are encoded:
- a CDS encoding DUF2345 domain-containing protein: MDESVRITARDSVRITAVADSVRITAEDGSVRITAHDSVRITAKADSVRITAHDDSVRITAHDDSVRITASDDSVRITASDSVRITAHDDSVRITAHDESVRITARRDELALAA; this comes from the coding sequence GTTCGGATCACCGCACGCGACTCCGTTCGGATCACGGCGGTCGCGGATTCCGTCCGGATCACCGCCGAGGACGGTTCGGTGCGCATCACGGCGCACGACTCGGTGCGGATCACCGCCAAGGCGGACTCGGTCCGGATCACGGCGCACGACGACTCGGTCCGGATCACGGCGCACGACGACTCCGTCCGCATCACCGCGAGCGACGACTCCGTGCGCATCACGGCGAGCGACTCGGTCCGCATCACCGCGCACGACGACTCCGTGCGGATCACCGCGCACGACGAGTCGGTCCGCATCACGGCGCGCCGCGACGAGCTCGCGCTCGCGGCCTGA